The genomic DNA GCCAGGAACTCCTCCACGGTTTCCGGAAAAGAGCGGTGGGGCCGGTCCCCGTAGGTGCCTTCGGAGAGGACCAGGTGGGCCTTGGGCGGAGGGGAGGGGTCGGGGAGGACCCTCTTCTGGCGGTTCCCCAGATCCCCGCTGTACACGAAGGTCTTGCCCTCCCCCTGGGCCACCACGAAAGCGCTTCCCGGAAGGTGCCCCGCCTGGCCGAAGGTGAGGGTGAGGTCCCCCAGCCTGAGCCATTCCCCATACTCCAGGAGGCGGACGTGGCGGAGGGCTTCCTCCACATCCTCCTCGCCAAAAAAGGGGGTTTCCATGACCTTGAGGGCGTCCTCGAGGACGATGCGCGTGAGGAGCAAGGTGGCCCGGGTGGCGTAGACGGGCCCCCGGTAACCCTCGCGGAAGAGCTTGGGCAGGCGACCCACATGGTCCAGGTGGGCGTGGGTGAGGATCACGGCGTCCACCGCCTGGGGATCAAAGCCAAAGGGGGCGTGGTTCTTCTCTTCCTCGCGCCCCTGGAACATGCCGCAGTCCAGGAGAACCTTTTTGCCCTCGGCCACGAGGAGGTGGCAGCTTCCCGTCACCTCCCGAGCGGCGCCAAAAGGTACGATGCGCATGCCTTTATCTTGACACTCACCTGTGGGTGTGCTAGCCTATTCCCTCGGACAGGGTCCTATCCCCCGTCCTGCCACCCTAGCTCAACAGGCAGAGCACCCGACTTGTAATCGGGGGGTTGGGGGTTCAACTCCCCTGGGTGGCTCCAAGTGGGCGTGGGCAGGTGCCCGAGCGGCCAAAGGGGACGGTCTGTAAAACCGTTGGCGTATGCCTTCGCTGGTTCGAATCCAGCCCTGCCCACCAAAGGTGTGCCCAGCACACCCCATGCGGGAGTAGCTCAGTTGGTAGAGCATCGGCTTCCCAAGCCGAGGGTCGCGGGTTCGAGTCCCGTCTCCCGCTCCACGAGCTCGCGTAGCTCAGCAGGTAGAGCACACCCTTGGTAAGGGTGAGGTCGCCGGTTCGAGCCCGGCCGCGAGCTCCATCTTTTTGTCTGCCCTGGGCTTAAGGCCCCCAGGGCGGCTTTTGCGTGCAAAAAGAAGGAGGAACCATGGCCAAGGGCGAGTTTGTCCGTACGAAGCCTCACGTGAACGTGGGGACGATTGGGCACGTGGACCACGGGAAGACGACGTTGACGGCGGCTTTGACGTTTGTGACGGCGGCGGAGAACCCGAATGTGGAGGTGAAGGACTACGGGGACATTGACAAGGCGCCGGAGGAGCGTGCGCGTGGGATTACGATCAACACGGCGCATGTGGAGTACGAGACGGCGAAGCGGCACTATTCGCACGTGGACTGTCCGGGGCACGCGGACTACATCAAGAACATGATCACGGGTGCGGCGCAGATGGACGGGGCGATTTTGGTGGTATCGGCGGCGGACGGGCCGATGCCGCAGACGCGGGAGCACATCTTGTTGGCCCGGCAGGTGGGGGTGCCGTACATCGTGGTGTTCATGAACAAGGTGGACATGGTGGACGATCCCGAGCTGTTGGACCTGGTGGAGATGGAGGTTCGGGATCTTTTGAACCAGTACGAGTTTCCTGGGGACGAGGTGCCGGTGATTCGTGGGAGCGCGCTGTTGGCGCTGGAGCAGATGCACCGGAATCCCCAGACGAAGCGCGGGGAGAACGAGTGGGTGGACAAGATTTGGGAGTTGTTGGACGCGATTGACGAGTACATCCCGACGCCGGTGCGGGACGTGGACAAGCCGTTCTTGATGCCGGTGGAGGACGTGTTTACGATCACGGGGCGCGGGACGGTGGCGACGGGGAGGATTGAGCGTGGGAAGGTGAAGGTTGGGGACGAGGTGGAGATTGTGGGCTTGGCTCCGGAGACGCGGCGGACGGTGGTGACTGGGGTGGAGATGCACCGGAAGACGCTTGCGGAGGGGATAGCTGGGGACAATGTGGGTTTGCTGCTCCGGGGTGTAAGCCGGGACGAGGTGGAGCGGGGTCAGGTGTTGGCGAGGCCTGGGAGCATTACGCCGCACACGAAGTTTGAGGCTTCGGTGTACGTGCTGAAGAAGGAGGAGGGTGGGCGGCACACGGCGTTTTTTTCTGGGTACCGT from Thermus tengchongensis includes the following:
- the tuf gene encoding elongation factor Tu; the encoded protein is MAKGEFVRTKPHVNVGTIGHVDHGKTTLTAALTFVTAAENPNVEVKDYGDIDKAPEERARGITINTAHVEYETAKRHYSHVDCPGHADYIKNMITGAAQMDGAILVVSAADGPMPQTREHILLARQVGVPYIVVFMNKVDMVDDPELLDLVEMEVRDLLNQYEFPGDEVPVIRGSALLALEQMHRNPQTKRGENEWVDKIWELLDAIDEYIPTPVRDVDKPFLMPVEDVFTITGRGTVATGRIERGKVKVGDEVEIVGLAPETRRTVVTGVEMHRKTLAEGIAGDNVGLLLRGVSRDEVERGQVLARPGSITPHTKFEASVYVLKKEEGGRHTAFFSGYRPQFYFRTTDVTGVVELPPGVEMVMPGDNVTFTVELIKPVALEEGLRFAIREGGRTVGAGVVTKILE